From the genome of Pseudomonas sihuiensis:
TGGTGACCAGGCGGGCGCCGCTCATGCCCAGTGGATGGCCGAGGGCGATGGCGCCGCCGTTGGGGTTGACCCTGGCGTCGTCGTCGGCCAGGCCCAGTTCGCGCAGCACGGCCAGGCCCTGGGCGGCGAAGGCTTCGTTGAGTTCGATCACGTCCATCTCGGCCAGGGTCAGCCCGGTCAGCTCCAGCACCTTGCGGGTGGCTGGCACCGGGCCGATGCCCATGATGCGTGGCTCGACCCCGGCGCTGGCCATGCCGACCACTCTGGCGCGGGCCTTCAGCCCGTGCTGGCGGGCGGCGGCGGGGCTGGCCAGGAGCAGGGCGCAGGCGCCGTCGTTGACGCCCGAGGCGTTGCCGGCGGTGACCGAGCCGCCGGCGCGGAACGGCGTGCCCAGTCTGGCCAGTTGCTCCAGGGTGGTGTCGCCACGCGGATGTTCGTCCTGGCTCACTACCTTGGGTGGCCCTTTGCGCTGGGCAATCTCCACGGCGACGATCTCTTTCGCCAGGCGCCCGTTGGCCTGCGCGGCGGCAGCGCGCTGCTGGCTGCGCAGGGCAAAGGCGTCCTGGTCGGCGCGGGAGATGGCGAATTGCGCGGCGACGTTTTCGGCCGTCTCCGGCATGGAGTCGATGCCGAACTCGGCCTGCATCAGCGGGTTGACGAAGCGCCAGCCGATGGTGGTGTCGAACAGCTCGGCCTGGCGGGAGAAGGCGGTTTCCGCCTTGCCCATTACCAGTGGCGCGCGGGACATGGACTCGACGCCGCCAGCGATCATCAGTCCGGCCTCGCCGCAGCGCAGGGCACGCGCCGCGCTGCCCACGGCATCGAGGCCGGAACCGCACAGGCGGTTGAGGGTGGTGCCGGGTACGCTCTGCGGCAGGCCGGCGAGCAGCGCGGCCATGCGCGCGACGTTGCGGTTGTCCTCGCCGGCCTGGTTGGCGCAGCCATAGATCACGTCGTCCACCGCGTTCCAGTCCAGCTCCGGGTGGCGCTCGCGCAGGGCGCGAATGGGGATGGCGCCGAGGTCGTCGGCACGCACGCTGGCGAGCGCGCCGGCATAGCGGCCGATGGGGGTGCGCACGGCGTCGATGATCAGGGCATCGTGCAGTTGGGCGTCATTCATCAGGGGTCTCCTGCGCCAGCACTGTGCCGCGCACTCTGTAGGATTTGCCGTGGAACAG
Proteins encoded in this window:
- the pcaF gene encoding 3-oxoadipyl-CoA thiolase, encoding MNDAQLHDALIIDAVRTPIGRYAGALASVRADDLGAIPIRALRERHPELDWNAVDDVIYGCANQAGEDNRNVARMAALLAGLPQSVPGTTLNRLCGSGLDAVGSAARALRCGEAGLMIAGGVESMSRAPLVMGKAETAFSRQAELFDTTIGWRFVNPLMQAEFGIDSMPETAENVAAQFAISRADQDAFALRSQQRAAAAQANGRLAKEIVAVEIAQRKGPPKVVSQDEHPRGDTTLEQLARLGTPFRAGGSVTAGNASGVNDGACALLLASPAAARQHGLKARARVVGMASAGVEPRIMGIGPVPATRKVLELTGLTLAEMDVIELNEAFAAQGLAVLRELGLADDDARVNPNGGAIALGHPLGMSGARLVTTALHELEERGGRYALCTMCIGVGQGIALIIERI